One Natrinema marinum genomic window carries:
- a CDS encoding ABC transporter ATP-binding protein, which translates to MAGLELDDVTKVYGDGNAGVVAVNDVSVEVPDGDFLVLVGPSGCGKSTTLRMIAGLEEVTDGEIRLGERTINDVSAQDRDIAMVFQSYALYPHKTVRANISFGLEESTDRSDAQIDETVEETAALMGIDDLLDRKPGELSGGQQQRVALGRAIVRDPDVFLMDEPLSNLDAKLRAEMRTELQHLQERLGVTTVYVTHDQTEAMTMGDRIAVLNEGELQQVGTPLECYHEPNNLFVAGFIGEPSMNVFDGHFDGERIETDAFDYPLGSEASADLEDGQSIVLGIRPEDVRIGERGTDDSGLEAVVSVVEPMGNENIVHLRFDDATDGEEFVATTEGVPTVSDGDRVRVSFPERAIHLFDGETGEAVTNRQLAFTGADDGTLP; encoded by the coding sequence ATGGCGGGCTTAGAACTCGACGACGTAACCAAGGTGTACGGTGACGGAAACGCCGGTGTCGTTGCGGTCAACGATGTCTCGGTCGAGGTTCCCGACGGTGACTTCCTCGTGCTGGTCGGTCCCTCGGGCTGTGGCAAATCGACGACGCTGCGCATGATCGCCGGCCTCGAGGAAGTGACGGACGGCGAGATCAGACTCGGCGAGCGGACGATCAACGACGTCTCCGCCCAGGATCGCGACATCGCCATGGTCTTCCAGTCGTACGCGCTGTACCCTCACAAGACCGTCCGCGCGAACATATCGTTCGGGCTCGAGGAGTCGACGGACCGCTCGGACGCCCAGATCGACGAGACGGTAGAAGAGACGGCGGCGCTGATGGGGATCGACGACCTGCTGGACCGCAAGCCCGGCGAGCTTTCCGGCGGGCAGCAACAGCGAGTCGCGCTGGGCCGGGCGATCGTCCGCGATCCGGACGTGTTCCTGATGGACGAGCCGCTCTCGAACCTCGACGCGAAGCTGCGAGCGGAGATGCGGACGGAGCTCCAGCACCTGCAGGAACGGCTGGGCGTGACGACGGTCTACGTCACCCACGATCAGACCGAGGCGATGACGATGGGCGATCGGATCGCCGTGTTGAACGAGGGGGAACTCCAACAGGTCGGCACGCCGCTTGAGTGTTACCACGAGCCGAACAACCTGTTCGTCGCGGGCTTCATCGGCGAGCCGTCGATGAACGTCTTCGACGGCCACTTCGACGGGGAGCGGATCGAGACCGACGCGTTCGACTATCCGCTCGGCTCGGAGGCGAGCGCCGACCTCGAGGACGGGCAGTCGATCGTGCTCGGAATCCGTCCTGAAGATGTCCGGATCGGCGAGCGCGGGACGGACGACAGCGGGCTCGAGGCGGTGGTGTCCGTCGTCGAGCCGATGGGTAACGAGAACATCGTCCACCTACGGTTCGACGACGCGACCGACGGCGAGGAGTTCGTCGCGACGACCGAGGGCGTGCCCACCGTCAGCGACGGCGATCGCGTGCGCGTCTCGTTCCCCGAACGGGCGATCCACCTCTTCGACGGCGAGACGGGCGAGGCGGTGACGAACCGTCAGCTGGCGTTTACCGGCGCCGACGACGGAACGCTGCCGTAG
- a CDS encoding fumarylacetoacetate hydrolase family protein — protein MRYQRLSTGDQYRLIAVDDDTAYDLTAVKPRLDEFGELAAAADLAGVGIDDVASELTAEAPTIPRDSLTDGTLPVVPEEVWAAGVTYEISEEAREAESGMPEMYLHAYEAERPEIFFKATPSRTVGPGEAVGIRADSSWDVPEPELGIVLYDGSVVGYTIGNDMSSREIEGENPLYLPQAKMYERCCSIGPCIASAAEVGDPHELTMSMEITRDGETLYDGETSIGNMARTCDELVEYWRDHDVVPELGVLLTGTSLVPDDGFTLRPDDEVRIAIDEIGELANPVVEV, from the coding sequence ATGCGGTATCAGCGCCTATCCACTGGCGACCAGTATAGACTGATCGCTGTCGATGACGACACAGCGTACGACCTGACGGCCGTCAAACCACGACTGGACGAGTTCGGAGAACTCGCCGCAGCGGCGGACCTCGCGGGGGTCGGGATCGACGACGTGGCGAGCGAACTCACGGCCGAGGCACCGACGATCCCGCGGGATTCGCTCACCGACGGAACGCTGCCGGTCGTGCCGGAGGAAGTCTGGGCGGCGGGAGTCACCTACGAGATCAGCGAAGAGGCCCGCGAGGCCGAAAGCGGGATGCCGGAAATGTACCTCCACGCCTACGAGGCCGAGCGGCCGGAGATATTCTTCAAAGCGACGCCGAGCCGGACGGTCGGTCCCGGCGAGGCGGTCGGGATCCGAGCCGATTCCTCGTGGGACGTTCCCGAACCGGAACTCGGCATCGTCCTCTACGACGGCTCGGTCGTCGGCTACACGATCGGCAACGACATGAGCAGCCGCGAGATCGAGGGCGAGAACCCGCTGTATCTGCCCCAGGCGAAGATGTACGAGCGGTGTTGCTCGATCGGCCCCTGTATCGCCTCCGCCGCCGAGGTCGGCGACCCACACGAACTGACGATGTCGATGGAGATCACGCGAGACGGCGAGACCCTATACGACGGCGAGACATCGATCGGCAACATGGCTCGCACCTGTGACGAACTGGTCGAGTACTGGCGAGACCACGACGTCGTCCCCGAACTCGGTGTCCTGCTCACCGGCACTTCGCTGGTCCCGGACGACGGCTTCACCCTCCGTCCCGACGACGAGGTCCGCATCGCGATCGACGAGATCGGCGAACTCGCGAATCCGGTCGTCGAAGTCTGA
- the gfo6 gene encoding D-xylose 1-dehydrogenase Gfo6, translating into MRDWIDSYEDRTWQTTESGTVRYALIGLGWWTIDVALPAIESSELGEVTTLVSSSTEKATRLADENGVPNGISYDEFHDGAAADEYDAVYVGTPNAYHLEYAETAAELDKAVLCEKPMEATVERAEEMVETCDAAGVPLMIAYRMQTDPAVRRARELIADGFLGEPVSVYGHNTQPLLEMIPDPDQWRLDADLSGYGTSVMDLGIYSINTTRFLLRRDPVSVQAEMVSNHEAFADVPDERSSSLLIFEDDVQMLSTSSQHAHEDTHLKLTGTEGQIELRPAFHGECSLHLSRGDVSVTVEHGSFDAEREMKEEFDYFADRLLGDGDLYPDGRHGLQDMRIIEALHDSAERGDTVALE; encoded by the coding sequence ATGCGCGACTGGATCGACAGCTACGAGGATCGAACGTGGCAGACGACGGAGAGCGGGACCGTAAGATACGCCCTGATCGGGCTGGGCTGGTGGACGATCGACGTCGCCCTCCCGGCGATCGAATCGTCGGAACTGGGCGAGGTGACGACCCTCGTCAGTAGCTCGACCGAGAAGGCGACCCGGCTCGCCGACGAGAACGGCGTTCCGAACGGCATCAGCTACGACGAGTTCCACGACGGTGCGGCCGCCGACGAGTACGACGCCGTCTACGTCGGCACGCCCAACGCCTACCACCTCGAGTATGCCGAGACCGCGGCCGAACTTGACAAGGCGGTCCTCTGCGAGAAGCCGATGGAAGCGACCGTCGAGCGGGCTGAGGAAATGGTCGAAACCTGCGACGCCGCGGGCGTCCCGCTGATGATCGCCTACCGGATGCAGACCGATCCGGCGGTACGACGAGCCCGCGAACTGATCGCCGACGGCTTCCTCGGGGAGCCCGTGTCGGTTTACGGCCACAACACCCAGCCGCTGCTCGAGATGATCCCCGATCCCGACCAGTGGCGCCTCGACGCCGACCTGAGCGGCTACGGCACCTCGGTGATGGATCTGGGCATCTACTCGATCAACACGACGCGGTTCCTGCTCCGGCGCGACCCCGTCAGCGTTCAGGCCGAGATGGTCTCGAATCACGAGGCGTTCGCCGACGTTCCCGACGAACGATCTTCGTCGCTGCTGATCTTCGAAGACGACGTACAGATGCTCTCGACCTCGAGTCAGCACGCTCACGAGGACACCCACCTCAAGCTCACGGGAACCGAGGGACAGATCGAACTCCGGCCGGCGTTCCACGGGGAGTGTTCGCTGCACCTCTCGCGCGGGGACGTGTCGGTTACCGTCGAACACGGGAGTTTCGACGCCGAGCGCGAGATGAAAGAGGAGTTCGACTACTTCGCGGATCGGCTCCTCGGCGACGGCGATCTCTACCCGGACGGGCGACACGGCCTGCAAGATATGCGGATCATCGAAGCCCTCCACGACTCCGCGGAGCGAGGTGACACGGTCGCGCTCGAGTAA
- a CDS encoding aldehyde dehydrogenase family protein yields MPDQRLNYVSGEWRESHTGDTFETTDPANPAEVVATYPQSDADDAERAIEAARDASDEWGATPGPERGRILTTAGSLLDQRKDDLTELLVREEGKTRSEAGGEVQRAIDIFHYYGAKASDLGGTVKSSSARDTNLYTKNEPLGVAGLITPWNYPIAIPAWKIAPALAAGNAVVIKPASLAPGVVHEMAAALAEAGLPDGVLNVVTGPGNAVGSTIASHEAVDAVSFTGSTKVGNTVYDTATEDGKRVQLEMGGKNPTVVSDSADVEEAAEIVAGGAFGVTGQACTAASRAIVHEDVYDEFVDAVVDRAAAIDHGHGLDDPGMGPHVSESELASTLGYIDIAQEEGATLAYGGSTLDREGYFVEPAVFSDVDAEMRIAQEEVFGPVLAVIPVSDFDEALAVANDVDFGLSASVVTDDHTEANRFVDEIEAGVVKVNEKTTGLELHVPFGGMKDSSSETYREQGDAGLDFYTISKTVYDNY; encoded by the coding sequence ATGCCAGACCAGCGGCTGAACTACGTTAGCGGCGAGTGGCGCGAATCGCATACCGGCGACACCTTCGAGACGACCGACCCCGCGAACCCCGCGGAGGTCGTTGCGACCTATCCCCAGTCCGACGCGGACGACGCCGAGCGGGCGATCGAGGCGGCCCGCGACGCGAGCGACGAGTGGGGGGCGACGCCGGGTCCCGAGCGCGGTCGGATCCTCACGACCGCGGGCTCGCTGTTAGACCAGCGAAAGGACGACCTGACCGAACTGCTCGTCCGCGAGGAGGGGAAGACCCGAAGCGAGGCCGGCGGCGAAGTACAGCGCGCGATCGACATCTTCCACTACTACGGTGCGAAGGCCAGCGACCTCGGCGGCACGGTCAAGAGCTCGAGCGCACGCGATACGAACCTCTACACGAAAAACGAGCCCCTCGGCGTCGCGGGCCTGATCACGCCGTGGAACTACCCCATCGCCATCCCGGCCTGGAAGATTGCCCCCGCGCTCGCGGCGGGCAACGCCGTCGTCATCAAGCCCGCCTCGCTCGCGCCCGGCGTCGTCCACGAGATGGCCGCAGCGCTCGCTGAAGCCGGCCTCCCCGACGGCGTGCTCAACGTCGTCACCGGGCCCGGCAATGCGGTCGGCAGCACGATCGCGAGCCACGAGGCCGTCGACGCCGTCTCCTTTACCGGTAGCACCAAGGTCGGTAACACCGTCTACGACACCGCGACCGAGGACGGCAAGCGCGTGCAACTCGAGATGGGCGGCAAGAACCCGACGGTCGTCAGCGACAGCGCGGATGTCGAGGAAGCGGCGGAGATCGTCGCCGGCGGCGCGTTCGGCGTGACCGGCCAGGCGTGTACCGCGGCCTCGCGTGCGATCGTCCACGAGGACGTCTACGACGAGTTCGTCGACGCCGTCGTCGACCGCGCCGCGGCGATCGACCACGGTCACGGCCTCGATGATCCCGGTATGGGCCCTCACGTCAGCGAATCCGAACTCGCGAGTACGCTCGGGTACATCGACATCGCGCAGGAGGAGGGGGCGACCCTCGCGTACGGCGGGTCGACGCTCGACCGCGAGGGCTACTTCGTCGAGCCCGCAGTCTTCTCGGACGTCGACGCCGAGATGCGCATCGCCCAGGAGGAGGTCTTCGGCCCGGTGCTCGCGGTCATTCCGGTGAGCGACTTCGACGAGGCGCTGGCCGTCGCCAACGACGTCGACTTCGGGCTCTCCGCGAGCGTCGTCACCGACGACCACACTGAGGCCAACCGCTTCGTCGACGAGATCGAGGCCGGCGTCGTCAAGGTCAACGAGAAGACCACCGGCCTCGAGCTCCACGTCCCCTTCGGCGGGATGAAAGACTCCTCGAGCGAGACCTACCGCGAGCAGGGCGACGCCGGACTGGACTTCTACACGATCAGCAAGACGGTCTACGACAACTACTGA